A single region of the Streptomyces virginiae genome encodes:
- a CDS encoding SDR family oxidoreductase, with translation MNRYQGRVVAITGAAQGLGLAMATRFAAEGATLALADVNEQTLTDAAGTITDAHDAKLRTDRVDVTDSAQVNAWIDGVTTDLGRIDVLVNNAGILRDNRVEDITDDDWHAVIDVSLTGGFHCARAAFAPMKRQGYGRIVSFSSMSWRGNFGQTNYVAAKAGIVGMTRTLALEGARHGITANAIAPGLIETPMLASMNGPARDKLTNKIPMRHTGRPQDIAEAAAFLASDAASYITGIVLDVDGGISIGSSIR, from the coding sequence ATGAATCGCTACCAGGGACGCGTCGTCGCCATCACCGGGGCCGCACAGGGCCTCGGCCTCGCCATGGCGACCCGGTTCGCCGCCGAGGGCGCCACGCTCGCGCTGGCCGACGTCAACGAACAAACCCTCACCGACGCCGCCGGGACCATCACCGACGCCCACGACGCCAAACTCCGCACCGACAGGGTGGACGTGACCGACTCCGCCCAGGTCAACGCCTGGATCGACGGCGTCACCACCGATCTCGGCCGCATCGACGTGCTGGTCAACAACGCCGGCATCCTCCGCGACAACCGCGTCGAGGACATCACCGACGACGACTGGCACGCCGTCATCGACGTCAGCCTCACCGGCGGCTTCCACTGCGCCCGCGCCGCGTTCGCCCCCATGAAACGCCAGGGCTACGGCCGTATCGTCAGCTTCTCCTCCATGTCATGGCGCGGGAACTTCGGCCAGACCAACTACGTGGCCGCCAAGGCCGGCATCGTCGGCATGACCCGCACCCTCGCGCTTGAAGGCGCCCGCCACGGCATCACCGCCAACGCCATCGCACCCGGCCTCATCGAGACACCCATGCTCGCCTCCATGAACGGCCCCGCACGCGACAAGCTCACCAACAAGATCCCCATGCGCCACACCGGCCGCCCCCAGGACATCGCCGAAGCCGCGGCCTTCCTCGCAAGCGATGCCGCCAGCTACATCACCGGCATCGTCCTGGACGTGGACGGCGGCATCTCGATCGGGTCCTCGATCCGGTAG
- a CDS encoding PucR family transcriptional regulator — translation MLADEIVEELLRGTPGSSVLGNGNETHDELLRRSLEEALFAALGYREPENQSMNGGDRCLEHESNVPQEGRHEAGPPATQKPARHTGAGPAHHDGYRATDRASARDWHEPGAPSDQPRQHLFKALTDARATPQRSLAELAEEAAWPLPPAVRGVMLATPGEMQQLAAVLHDSLPGVFAGRPCLLVPSAGSDTRAWLEAPLRGRLAAVGHEVPLADTASSLRWALRLLSLTWAHQGQDIRPVFVDDHLSTLMLLQDETLPAALAAQWLKPLADLTPRQSERLEVTLLAWLEHGGAPEVAKALSVHPQTVRYRMRQLEKLFGSQLRDPRARFELEVTLRSRQLLAQARIVDSRQVRHSSRFMTANFTPVTARKMARINGL, via the coding sequence GTGCTGGCCGACGAGATAGTGGAGGAGCTTCTGCGAGGGACACCAGGCTCTTCTGTGCTTGGGAACGGCAACGAGACCCACGACGAATTGCTTAGGCGCTCGCTGGAGGAAGCCTTGTTCGCCGCCCTGGGCTACCGGGAGCCGGAGAATCAGAGCATGAATGGCGGGGATCGCTGCCTCGAACACGAGAGCAACGTCCCACAGGAAGGCAGACACGAGGCAGGCCCGCCGGCCACCCAGAAACCCGCCCGCCACACCGGCGCCGGACCGGCGCACCACGATGGATACAGGGCCACAGACCGGGCCTCCGCAAGGGACTGGCACGAGCCTGGCGCACCGTCCGACCAGCCACGGCAGCATCTGTTCAAGGCGCTCACCGACGCCAGAGCCACCCCGCAGCGGTCCCTCGCTGAGCTGGCCGAGGAGGCAGCCTGGCCCCTCCCGCCCGCCGTGCGGGGCGTCATGCTGGCAACCCCCGGAGAGATGCAACAGCTTGCGGCTGTCCTGCACGACTCCCTCCCTGGCGTGTTCGCGGGCCGGCCCTGCTTGCTCGTTCCAAGCGCGGGCTCGGACACCAGGGCGTGGCTGGAGGCCCCGCTGCGCGGCCGCCTCGCAGCTGTAGGACACGAGGTTCCCCTGGCGGATACCGCGTCCTCCCTGCGCTGGGCTCTTCGCCTGCTCAGCCTCACCTGGGCCCACCAAGGTCAGGACATACGCCCCGTCTTCGTCGACGATCATCTCTCCACTCTGATGCTCCTCCAGGACGAAACACTGCCCGCGGCGTTGGCTGCCCAATGGTTGAAGCCGCTCGCGGACCTGACCCCACGCCAGAGCGAGCGGCTCGAGGTCACTCTGCTTGCCTGGCTCGAACACGGAGGCGCCCCGGAGGTCGCGAAGGCCTTGAGCGTGCATCCGCAGACCGTGCGGTACCGCATGCGCCAATTGGAGAAACTCTTCGGATCGCAGCTCCGTGATCCTCGTGCCCGGTTCGAGCTGGAGGTGACGTTGCGCAGCCGCCAGCTTTTGGCGCAGGCTCGGATTGTGGACTCGCGGCAGGTCCGTCATTCGAGCCGCTTCATGACGGCGAACTTCACACCGGTGACCGCGAGGAAGATGGCCCGTATCAACGGCCTGTGA
- a CDS encoding purine-cytosine permease family protein, with protein sequence MQAAQDPSTAAASAIEARSIDHIPLGERHGKVWHVAPVWIAGNANVGTVAVGAAGVALGADLLWIIIAACAGSAFGAIFAALHSTQGPHLGLPQLIQSRPQFGYAGAGGVFVLALVNYIGFNTFACILAAQSLSVGIGLGKTASVLAVVTISAVIALLGYNWIHHATRWITPAFLISFAVLTVVAVGSDATVAAVAPIAHGFAWTPFLVVFGLAAGYQINWAIYVSDYTRYLPPTVSSRAMFWCTYLGMSLSSMWLATLGALLAARFVPGDAVAGVVAAGDAATAGFGRIVVLIGLLGLIATMAMNTYGSALTLISMLDTFRDIRPTARLRTVAVLAVSAVVILLTFLASDDFLSSFGTYLTLLLYLFAPWTAINLVDYFLVRRGRYSIAQIFKADGIYGRINGRGLLAYTLGAAAEVPFMNTSAFIGPVTDAIGGADLAVFVGLAVGGACYWLSYRGYDFAAEEAVLRSDNASGAPISATKSGRLI encoded by the coding sequence ATGCAAGCCGCTCAAGACCCCTCCACCGCCGCAGCATCTGCGATCGAGGCGCGGTCGATCGATCACATCCCGCTTGGCGAACGACACGGGAAGGTGTGGCATGTCGCACCCGTGTGGATCGCCGGCAATGCCAATGTCGGCACGGTCGCGGTCGGGGCAGCGGGGGTCGCCCTCGGCGCCGATCTGCTCTGGATCATCATCGCTGCCTGTGCCGGGTCCGCGTTCGGCGCGATCTTCGCTGCGCTGCACTCGACACAGGGACCCCACCTCGGACTGCCCCAACTGATCCAGTCGCGTCCACAATTCGGGTACGCGGGTGCAGGTGGCGTCTTCGTCCTGGCACTTGTGAACTACATCGGTTTCAACACCTTCGCCTGCATTCTCGCGGCGCAGAGCCTGTCCGTGGGCATCGGCCTCGGGAAGACGGCATCGGTTCTGGCCGTGGTGACGATATCTGCCGTCATCGCACTCTTGGGGTACAACTGGATCCACCACGCAACCCGGTGGATCACCCCTGCCTTCCTCATCTCCTTCGCAGTTCTGACCGTCGTCGCCGTCGGCAGCGACGCCACAGTAGCCGCAGTTGCCCCGATAGCTCATGGTTTCGCATGGACGCCCTTCCTGGTCGTCTTCGGTCTGGCAGCCGGCTACCAGATCAACTGGGCGATCTACGTTTCCGACTACACCCGCTACCTGCCCCCCACAGTGTCGTCACGGGCGATGTTCTGGTGCACCTACCTCGGCATGAGCCTGAGCTCGATGTGGCTCGCGACCCTCGGGGCCTTGCTGGCGGCTCGATTCGTACCCGGCGACGCCGTCGCTGGCGTGGTCGCAGCAGGCGACGCGGCCACTGCCGGGTTTGGCCGCATCGTCGTGCTGATCGGCCTGCTCGGGCTCATCGCGACGATGGCCATGAACACCTACGGCTCGGCCCTCACCCTCATCAGCATGCTCGACACATTTCGGGACATTCGACCCACCGCGCGGTTGCGAACAGTCGCGGTCCTAGCGGTCAGTGCGGTCGTGATCCTGCTGACGTTCCTCGCCTCTGACGACTTCCTCAGCTCGTTCGGCACCTATCTGACGCTCCTCCTCTACCTCTTCGCGCCGTGGACGGCGATCAACCTCGTCGACTACTTCCTGGTCCGCCGTGGCCGCTACTCCATCGCGCAAATCTTCAAGGCTGACGGCATCTACGGCCGGATCAACGGCCGCGGCCTGCTCGCCTACACGCTGGGCGCCGCCGCGGAGGTACCGTTCATGAACACCAGCGCGTTCATCGGGCCAGTCACCGATGCGATCGGTGGCGCCGACCTCGCTGTGTTCGTTGGCTTGGCGGTGGGAGGTGCCTGCTACTGGCTCAGCTATCGCGGTTACGACTTCGCCGCCGAAGAGGCGGTCCTGCGCAGCGACAACGCGAGCGGAGCGCCGATCAGCGCCACAAAGAGTGGCCGCCTGATCTGA
- a CDS encoding CocE/NonD family hydrolase gives MTTPFANAPGERRAERLPLTEPPPHARQHAVSMRDGIRLATDTYLPPAGDGPVLLARLPYDKTSAECFMPQIADWFTAHGYVVVVQDVRGKLRSDGALMPFVAEIDDAYDTLEWIVAQPWATGPVGMFGDSYYGFTQWAAAASGHPALCAITPRVTAPMLRRAVRRQDVFPLELCTVWALQTWVDEGLYDYEGTIDWRVRPQSEIAATALGGRRPLFLDEWATGKLDVTTLPVTDRIPTLHLAGFDDYFLSDQLAAWEQARTGPAEHLLVVDVRDHGWTVRRPTGEPYADPFASPGAQKKFLDDYLGLLLPFFERHLKGAELPVPAAVRWRLGSEEFREDDHWPPRGTTEASLFLTSDGRLSPAPSPTSEVRWHHDPTDPVPSLAHPHYPNIDPPDESCVLGRDDVVSFVGEPAEAPMEILGRATLAGRFRGGCGSAHVMVRLLDLAPDGTARRIGDGAALIRAPWPAEATVDLGVIGCRLDVGHRLAVLVSGSSFPQYAVHPGTDEEPWTATTVTTVELAMATGGTAGTALTIGILNPAGSAT, from the coding sequence ATGACCACCCCCTTCGCCAACGCTCCTGGCGAGCGGCGCGCTGAACGTCTCCCGCTGACCGAACCTCCGCCGCACGCCCGCCAGCACGCGGTGTCCATGCGCGACGGAATTCGGCTCGCGACCGATACGTATCTCCCGCCCGCGGGAGACGGGCCGGTCTTGCTGGCACGACTGCCGTACGACAAGACCAGCGCAGAGTGCTTCATGCCCCAGATCGCAGACTGGTTCACGGCCCACGGTTACGTCGTCGTGGTGCAAGACGTCCGCGGCAAACTTCGCTCCGACGGTGCTCTCATGCCGTTCGTCGCGGAGATCGACGACGCCTACGACACCCTGGAGTGGATCGTCGCTCAGCCATGGGCGACCGGCCCAGTGGGCATGTTCGGCGACTCCTACTACGGCTTTACTCAATGGGCCGCAGCTGCCAGTGGCCACCCGGCACTGTGTGCCATCACCCCGCGAGTGACGGCCCCAATGTTGCGGCGTGCTGTTCGCCGGCAGGACGTCTTCCCACTCGAGCTGTGCACGGTGTGGGCACTACAGACCTGGGTCGACGAGGGCCTCTACGACTACGAGGGGACCATCGATTGGCGCGTACGGCCACAGTCCGAGATCGCAGCCACCGCCTTGGGCGGGCGGCGCCCCCTCTTCCTCGACGAGTGGGCCACCGGGAAGCTGGATGTGACAACGCTGCCAGTCACCGACCGCATCCCCACCTTGCACCTGGCCGGCTTCGACGACTACTTCCTCAGCGACCAGCTAGCAGCGTGGGAACAGGCACGGACTGGACCCGCAGAGCACCTTCTTGTCGTCGACGTTCGCGACCACGGCTGGACTGTACGGCGTCCGACCGGTGAGCCGTATGCCGACCCGTTCGCCAGTCCGGGCGCCCAGAAGAAGTTTCTTGACGACTACCTCGGCCTCCTGCTGCCCTTCTTCGAGCGGCACCTCAAAGGCGCCGAGCTGCCGGTACCGGCCGCTGTGCGGTGGCGGCTGGGTTCTGAGGAGTTCCGCGAGGACGACCACTGGCCACCGCGCGGCACGACCGAGGCCTCTTTGTTCCTGACCTCCGATGGCCGCCTCTCCCCCGCGCCCAGCCCAACCAGCGAGGTGCGCTGGCACCATGATCCGACCGATCCTGTTCCCAGCCTGGCGCATCCGCACTACCCGAACATCGACCCTCCCGACGAGTCTTGCGTTCTCGGTCGCGATGACGTTGTCAGTTTCGTAGGCGAACCGGCCGAAGCGCCCATGGAGATCCTCGGCCGGGCCACCCTCGCGGGACGGTTCCGGGGCGGCTGTGGATCTGCACACGTCATGGTCCGGCTCCTCGACCTCGCACCGGATGGAACTGCGCGCCGCATCGGCGATGGTGCCGCCCTCATCCGGGCCCCCTGGCCAGCTGAGGCGACCGTCGACCTCGGCGTGATCGGTTGTCGACTTGATGTGGGCCACCGCCTTGCTGTCCTGGTCTCGGGGAGCAGCTTCCCGCAGTACGCTGTCCATCCCGGCACTGACGAAGAGCCGTGGACAGCCACTACCGTCACCACGGTTGAGCTCGCCATGGCGACCGGAGGCACTGCCGGCACCGCGCTCACGATCGGCATCCTCAACCCGGCAGGATCGGCAACGTGA
- a CDS encoding enoyl-CoA hydratase/isomerase family protein codes for MTGTEPLLVEQHGTVRWLLLNRPQRRNALDVTLIEALNKQITSAEADPGTAVIAVAGKGPSFCAGGDFHQFLELHDAGDNPVDFLTDVSACFSRIAASPKPWVAVLHGHAVAGGLELALACDVVVAADTTLIGDGHLQRRLVPAGGSSVRLPDAVGRGLSRWLLLTGELIPATAFTHTGWIHAIVPEADLIATATRICQHLADRHRPAQQHLKTLLHRIDGMAPEQALREELDVFADNWSASSVADALRAFLTPPTTKADNT; via the coding sequence TTGACCGGCACGGAACCCCTGCTCGTCGAGCAACACGGCACCGTCCGATGGCTCCTGCTCAACCGCCCTCAGCGGCGCAACGCCCTCGACGTCACCCTCATCGAAGCCCTGAACAAGCAGATCACCAGCGCCGAGGCCGACCCCGGCACAGCGGTCATCGCCGTGGCAGGGAAGGGGCCGAGCTTCTGCGCCGGCGGTGACTTCCACCAATTCCTGGAACTCCACGACGCGGGCGACAACCCGGTCGACTTCCTCACCGACGTGTCGGCCTGCTTCAGCCGTATCGCGGCCAGCCCGAAACCCTGGGTCGCCGTCCTGCACGGTCACGCCGTCGCCGGCGGCCTCGAACTCGCGCTGGCCTGCGATGTCGTCGTCGCCGCCGACACCACCCTCATCGGCGACGGCCACCTCCAGCGGCGTCTGGTACCAGCCGGCGGCTCGAGCGTCCGGCTGCCCGACGCGGTCGGACGGGGACTGTCCCGCTGGCTCCTGCTCACCGGCGAACTGATCCCCGCGACCGCGTTCACACACACCGGCTGGATCCACGCGATCGTGCCCGAGGCCGACCTCATCGCCACCGCCACCCGTATCTGCCAACATTTGGCCGACCGCCACCGCCCCGCTCAGCAACACCTCAAGACGCTGCTGCACCGGATCGACGGCATGGCCCCCGAGCAGGCCCTGCGCGAGGAACTGGACGTCTTCGCCGACAACTGGTCTGCGAGCTCCGTGGCCGACGCCCTGCGGGCCTTCCTCACTCCCCCTACCACGAAAGCGGACAACACATGA
- a CDS encoding GntR family transcriptional regulator — protein MKGFRPHTKTPIERTPASARVYHELRRRILHGELAAGSPLSEIEIAGELEVSRTPVREALRELLSDALVLDGRRRQCVVADTSPELEREVLLMRTALESLAAREAATVADESGSDVLHLIMVRTRRALAAKDVNAALDCDDEFHQRLAAMSGLPIVADTVRRLRGFARLIGLKKGWHLADLRRSADEHEQIIAALESGEPDLAERLMVDHLKTGSGEHGRQ, from the coding sequence GTGAAGGGTTTCCGGCCGCATACGAAGACGCCGATCGAGCGTACCCCCGCGTCTGCCCGCGTCTACCACGAGCTTCGACGCCGGATTCTGCACGGCGAGCTTGCGGCAGGCAGCCCGCTCAGCGAGATCGAGATCGCGGGCGAGCTAGAAGTTTCGCGGACACCGGTCCGTGAGGCACTGCGAGAATTGCTCTCCGATGCTCTCGTCCTGGACGGACGTCGCCGCCAGTGCGTGGTGGCCGATACATCGCCAGAACTCGAACGTGAGGTGCTACTGATGCGCACCGCGCTTGAGAGTCTCGCCGCGAGAGAAGCGGCGACCGTCGCCGACGAATCGGGCAGCGACGTGCTGCACCTCATCATGGTCCGCACGCGACGGGCTCTCGCGGCCAAAGATGTCAACGCTGCGCTCGACTGCGACGACGAGTTCCACCAGCGTCTGGCCGCGATGTCGGGGCTGCCAATTGTCGCCGACACCGTCCGGCGACTACGCGGCTTCGCACGTCTGATCGGCCTGAAGAAGGGGTGGCATCTGGCCGACCTGCGCCGTTCCGCGGACGAGCACGAACAGATCATCGCCGCCCTCGAAAGCGGCGAACCTGATCTCGCCGAACGGCTAATGGTGGATCATCTCAAAACAGGAAGCGGCGAACACGGCCGACAGTAG
- a CDS encoding AMP-binding protein, with the protein MSAADRVAELTSTFAAPSLDVAHLLCDRHPADRVAFTVVDGDGKASTLTFGKLTADSHRYARALQGLGVGPGDRVATLMGKSTDLVTVILAIWRLGAVYVPLFTAFAPQAIALRLEGAGAHVVIVDPDQRHKLDPGPDLPDDPQRRLVVTRNSTSHGATVLSALVAAASPEPVPAVTTSGDGPLVHMFTSGTTGKPKGVIHPVSYITGWQIYLEYALNVTQGSSYWCAADPGWAYGLYAAIVAPMAAGIPSLLLTGGFSPETTWRTLTDHQVTDFTAAPTVYRGLRSSPVPVPQGLRLQRASSAGEPLTPEVNEWAHAALGLAVHDHFGQTEVGMPLANHHHSELTRPLKTGSMGRPVPGWNLTVLADEKDEPAGPGVLGRVAIDVAGSPLMTFRDYQIPGQSASKFTPDGHWYLTGDAGRIDADGDFFFSSRDDDVIIMAGYRIGPFEIESVLAQHPAVAECSVIGAPDDVRGEVIEAYVVLRDGDNGSPDLATELQQLVKTRYAAHAYPRTIHFIDALPKTPSGKTQRYLLRNRRHTELTTPEPR; encoded by the coding sequence GTGAGCGCCGCCGACCGGGTCGCCGAGCTGACCTCGACCTTCGCGGCTCCTTCCCTCGACGTGGCCCACCTGCTGTGTGACCGGCATCCCGCCGACCGGGTCGCCTTCACCGTGGTCGACGGCGACGGAAAGGCATCGACGCTGACCTTCGGCAAGCTCACCGCGGACTCGCACCGGTACGCACGGGCACTGCAGGGGCTGGGGGTCGGTCCGGGTGACAGAGTGGCGACCCTGATGGGCAAGAGCACCGACCTGGTCACCGTCATCCTGGCGATTTGGCGGCTCGGCGCGGTCTACGTCCCGCTGTTCACCGCCTTCGCGCCCCAGGCCATCGCCCTGCGCCTGGAGGGCGCGGGAGCGCACGTGGTGATCGTCGACCCGGACCAGCGCCACAAACTCGACCCCGGCCCCGACCTGCCGGACGACCCCCAGCGCCGCCTCGTCGTCACCCGAAACAGCACTTCGCACGGTGCCACGGTGCTCTCTGCCCTCGTCGCGGCCGCGTCACCGGAACCGGTACCCGCCGTCACCACCAGCGGGGACGGCCCACTGGTGCACATGTTCACCTCCGGCACCACCGGCAAGCCCAAGGGCGTCATCCACCCCGTCTCCTACATCACCGGATGGCAGATCTACCTGGAGTACGCCCTAAACGTCACCCAAGGCAGCAGCTACTGGTGCGCCGCCGACCCCGGCTGGGCCTACGGCCTGTACGCCGCCATCGTCGCCCCGATGGCCGCCGGCATCCCCAGCCTGCTGCTGACCGGCGGCTTCTCCCCCGAGACAACCTGGCGCACCCTCACCGACCACCAGGTCACCGACTTCACCGCCGCCCCCACCGTGTACCGGGGACTGCGCTCCTCGCCGGTGCCGGTCCCACAGGGCCTGCGCCTGCAGCGGGCGTCCAGCGCCGGCGAGCCCCTGACTCCCGAGGTCAACGAGTGGGCACACGCCGCACTCGGCCTCGCCGTGCACGACCACTTCGGCCAGACCGAGGTCGGCATGCCCCTGGCCAACCACCACCACAGCGAACTCACCCGTCCCCTCAAGACGGGATCGATGGGCCGGCCGGTACCCGGATGGAACCTCACCGTCTTGGCCGACGAGAAGGACGAGCCCGCAGGACCGGGCGTACTCGGCCGGGTCGCGATCGACGTCGCCGGGAGCCCGCTGATGACCTTCCGCGACTACCAGATCCCCGGACAGAGCGCTTCCAAGTTCACCCCCGACGGCCACTGGTACCTCACCGGCGACGCCGGGCGCATCGACGCCGACGGAGACTTCTTCTTCTCCTCCCGCGACGACGACGTCATCATCATGGCCGGCTACCGGATCGGGCCGTTCGAGATCGAGAGCGTCCTCGCCCAGCACCCCGCCGTCGCCGAGTGCAGCGTGATCGGCGCACCCGACGACGTCCGCGGCGAGGTCATCGAGGCGTACGTCGTCCTGCGCGACGGCGACAACGGCTCACCGGACCTGGCCACCGAACTCCAACAACTGGTCAAGACCCGCTACGCCGCCCACGCCTACCCGCGCACAATCCACTTCATCGACGCCCTGCCCAAGACACCCAGCGGCAAGACCCAGCGCTACCTGCTGCGCAACCGCCGACACACCGAACTCACCACCCCGGAGCCCCGTTGA
- a CDS encoding helix-turn-helix domain-containing protein — MTRQDRLAVLGRLEEARVFAVRRAAPVVAGALRVSRSTVYGPLAELRSPNAKDRP, encoded by the coding sequence ATGACCCGCCAGGACCGCCTGGCCGTTCTCGGCCGGCTGGAGGAGGCCCGGGTGTTCGCGGTCCGCCGCGCCGCTCCCGTCGTCGCCGGCGCCCTGCGGGTGTCCCGTTCCACTGTCTACGGCCCGCTCGCCGAACTCAGATCACCGAACGCGAAGGACCGACCATGA